The genomic region agttacactcaggaccttcaggacaaaaatgtccccattgaaacccattaaaactgcaatatttgatcccagtgccattaaagcataaaatcatgaattctacgatattatgctttcattccggagtccTGGAttcaaaattaaatgcttaatattttccaccagatggcgccatttttctcatgtttagcctatggagcaaatacaagcttttcccctattttctgtttgctgtattatagagcactgcaggccagttgaataaatgatgcagataaaattgtgtgtgtgtgttggtatggatgtcagagtgtgttttgtatgtgtgtattgagaaatttgtgtgtgtgtgtgtgtgtgtgtgtaaaaaacaacagtggcattatgtaaacaaactggcatttaaagggttaaaatcctgaaaattaatgaatagttggtagttatgatcaggactgatgttggttaaaaaattaactcattgaaagtggaaaataatattaatatataatatatttatggcagtttttttggcatggacatttttgtcctctaaggacctgagtgtgattttgtttttcttctttttgtttttaatctgacactgcacaaaaaataataatgcatcaaaatcaatgttgttgtcaatcattgacatatcccagactgtgataatcccaaaacaaaacaaaaaaaatccccttagcatttagtaaatggaaaataattaatttgtgtttttgttttttcataaaaaacaacagtggcattatgtaaacaaactggcatttaaagggttaaaatcctgaaaatgaatgaatatttggtagttataatcaggactgatgttggttaaaaaaatgagtcagtgaaagtggaaaataatattcatatataatattattatggcagttttttgacgtggacatttttgtttttattttgttttaaattgacacacaagTATTAAATTGAAAAATCTTTTTACATTTACTCAGACAGCTTTATTACTGTCTGTATGACTATATAGTCAGAGGAGTAAAATGTACAGAGAAATTATACGTGAATAAAAGTATGCTTGATAAATTCGCAATTTAAAGccataaataattcaaataaaaatgacaagaattaagaaaaatatatatataattaattaataaaataatacaattaaaaatattaatatatatatatatatatatatatatatatatatatatatatatatatatatattataattagttAAATAACGTGTCAAAAATACTTAGCTTTAGAAATACATCAAATGGCAGtggaaatgttttcattaaaatgactttaatggacaaaaaaagaaaagagtcgATTTTACCACATTCATTTTCTCAAAGCATCTCATGTTTCCAAACAGCCAATAGGAGTTTTGCTTCTTATATGATACagcctggctttttttttttaaagtagcattTTATGGGGCATTTAATATTGAAAAATGggttaaatcatatttatttacatgcactttttataaaaaattaaaataaaaaaagtactgtggtgataccatggtacagtgatgtatAAGATCGTAATACTACGGTACTTTGATAAATACCATGGTGCTGGATGATTACCACATTCATGTACTACAGTATTTACACGGTACTCAAATACCGAATATCAGTGAACACCCGATACTAATATACTAATATCCCAAAAATAAGTTCTTTGTTAGAGCACTATAGGGTCTTAAAATCAGATTTACTCGCTCTGTCCCTGAATCTACAGAGGATTAATATGATATCTAGATAACATACATTCAATTACTGTTCTtggtgtaaaataaatgtaaacatataacAAATGTAAATAGAAATATTTTTGTCTCAGGCCAGAACGAGTGAATAATATTCATCAACTCGTGACCACAAAGAcacatttaaacataaaacaatCACATTTATACTCACATGTGTAAAATAAAGCGCTGATAATGAGATTAACGCAGTTTATTGATTTTAAATCTCCCATCTTCCTCATTTAAAGATCTTCAGAATGAAACTGCAGCAGCGCGTGTTTACTTCCGGATCCGCTTTTCCTTTTTCGGCATTCTGCCACAGCGCCACACTGGCGCCTACACTTTGTGTGCTCCATCTAACTGCGATCATTCTAATTCGTACATTCTTAActcttgtgcgtcaatttaaacaagttactcagaggttcttagaggacaaaaatgtccgcgtcaaaaaactgccactTTTTTCCACTTtccattttccactttcaatgagttaatttttttttaactaacaacagtcctgatcataactaccaaatattcattcattttcaggattttaaccctttaaaagccagtttgtttacataatgccactgttgttttttatgaaaaacaaaacaaaacaaaacaaataaaacactaaaaatgaattattttctttatactaaatgctaaggggattattattattattattatttttattattattttttctttaattttatttttttatcacagtctgggatatgtcagtgattagcaacaacattgattttgatgcattattattttttgtgcagtgtcagattaaaaaaaaataaacacactcaGGACTTTAGAGGACAGAAATCtccacatcaaaaaactgccataaaaatattatatagtaatattattttccactttcactgacatatattttttaaccaacatcagtcctgatcataactaccaaatattcattcattttcatgattTATTCATCAGGAccatttaaatgccagtttgtttacataatgccactgttgttttttcacacacacacacacacacacacacacacacacacatacaaaacacactgtgacatcaataccaacacacacacacacacacacacacacacacacacacacacatacaaaacacactctgacatccataccaacacacacacacaattttatctgcatcatttattcagttggcctgcagtgctctgtaatacagcaaacagaaaataggggaaaagcatgtatttgctccataggttaaacatgagaaaaatggcgccatctggtggaaaatattaaacatttaattttgaagccagggctctggaatgaaagcataatatcatagaattcatgattttatgctttaatggcactgggatcaaatattgcagttttaatgggtttcaatggggacatttttgtcctgaaggtccagagtgtgactattttgtgtacactgtgtattatagatgtattataggaactgaggctgaaatatcaaaattccccttGAAATTGacaccttattttttttttctccccaatttggaatgtccaattctcaatgcgctctaagtcctcgtggtggcgtagtgactcgtctcaatccgggtggcggaggatgaatctcagttgcctccacgtctgagactgtcagtccgtgcatcttatcacgtggcctgttgagtgcgttaccgcggagacctagcacatgtggaggcttcactctattctccgcggcatccacgcacaactcacgtgtcccaccgaaagcgagaaccacattatagcgaccacgaggaggttaccccatgtgactctaccctccatagcaaccgggccaattttggttgcttaggagacctgactggagtcactcaggaaaataaacacctttggcaaaatttatacCGTTGGCATtaatgattgaaaaaacaaaaatgaaaaagacaaaaatgtcccgaaggtcgcacaagggttaagcttATACTGGTCATTCCTAGAAAACAGAAAGACtgatatataatttaaaacatctaACTAGCTAAAAGTGTGTTACTAGCTTGTGTTTTAGTGAGCAAACTAACTCGCTAATAGTAGCCCCGTAAATGACGAAATCACTTTAAATAGCTTTCACTGGTGATGACTAAGGGTGTTTATCAAGGCAGCTTTGTGCCCTTGAAGAACCCATTTACTAGACtattagtgaagggtacattcatacagtatttCCATGCTCCCTTTAGATTGCCCACATCAAGAGATCTGCCCTTCGaagggagtagggcatagggatgatcactttcaattggaaTTCGCCCAGAATTACATCGAGATTAGCAATCACTCTTGTACTAACTCAGGTCAGTTAACAAGCAAACATTATCAATCAAATCTGTGCCGAGGAAATGGACAATGAACAATTATAATTAATAGGAAAGCATATTTTGGTATATGGTAATCTCTCTCTTCAGACAAGGATTTATCAGGAAATTTACTGGGGCTCGTCTCCTAGTAAAAGGGGTGTGGTgaccagtggcgtagccaagggcgGGCCGGGGTGGGTGTTGGCTAACCCAGAATATTTGAGAtcattctttgacttcaaatatatatttataaaatagtttaaaaaatgcataaattagaCAAGCTTTTCATATAGTCTGTCAGTATTTTATTTGGGATTAAACAAACAATTAATGGTGCGTTCAAGCAGGGgcagagctagggggtggccagggatGGCCGTGGCCTCCATGGActggaccgaagcctggccaccccactcgcatttgcagttttggtcattttttgtcatgGGCACAACTGAGTTTTTTGAGGTGGAACTGTCTCTGTACTTGTGCGCACACCAAGATCACCGCAACTCTCCGTCCCGGGTGCcactgtatccactcccctcTGTTTTTCTATCCACGCGCCTCCGCTTTCCATGCGCACCCCACCCCCCACATCCGCCCGACGATACGAAAATGCTGCCTGAGAACTtctgtgccaccacagactgatcgctAGCCCCTGTCCGGCCACTTCTGTGAAAAACTGTTGGCTCCGCCCCTGctttcaagtcctcctgggaagatCGTACATACGATGTCatgtgcgttcaagtgattttagtcggAAAGAATGGACCCGTTTGGCAATTTCAAatgtatttctctctttttctcacactGGCAAAGCTGAGAAGCATTTTCAGCACcgatgcaacaaaatgaagtgaCAGCCACACATTAAGTGTGTAATTAATACTTTATTTAACTAGTTTTTCATTCTCCTGCGGCTATATATAATGATGGGACATCAGTTTTATTGTACAAGCCTGTCGATATGATATGTGTTCTTTTAATTAGGATGAGTAGACAACAGAGAATACATTTAGCTAAATTAACAAATACATTGGATTGCTTCTGGATTAAACATGTAGCAGTgcaatgacaattttttttatatgtagtgTATATAGTAGTACATTAGTTTATagtagtactgtatatatatatatatattcatattttatcaAAGCATTTTCTTGtgaaataaatcttgttatatctTGATTCAGGAGAATTCATAATTGAAATATTTAGCTGCTGAATTTTGATTGTTGgtgataatttatttgatttgatttgtcatCTGATAGATAATGGACTCTATGCATGGAACATAACCTATGTATTTCCGGTCAAATCTCAGGGGGCTGACAAACTTCCGGTAACCGTATCGTACTTTTACAGCACTCATTAATCcaggttcatgttaatttcaacatactaatagattttaaaaatcaaaagttgtatacagtatgttaacacTATGAAataacgtgaactaacaatgaacaattatatttttatgaactaatattaacaaagatgaataaatactgtaaaaatatattgttaattgtttgatcaTGATACCCAATTCATTAATGCACGTTAACGaatggagccttattgtaaagttttaccacaCAATTTAATCTACATTTATTGTGTCAAATTACTgcgtcattgtttatttttgcaaataaaataaaaaagtattataaGTATTCGTCCATCATCAGTGTTCTCTTCAGTTCAGCAGATCCCTGCACACACACGACAAATCTCTCAGAAACTTGTGAAAAGTAATTTCCCCCCCGAGTCGTCTCGTCAGCATTAATCAGTGTAGAAAGAAAACGTTTCTGGCACTGCGCTGGAAGTATGCCCCCTGAGGCAAAACGCGGAAGTGACCGTGCATAGATTCAATTTCAGGATATGTTAGCGTTTTAGCTAACGTACATGCATGCCAAATTTCAACTTTCTATTGATCAATCATTTGCAGAATTATTCTTtttagttgtagcaccccctaatTTAGCATGTGTGACTTCAATCAAAAATGGATTATTGAATTGTGCAGCGGGTCATTGCCAACTTAATAGATGCTGTTTTCACAGCGAGTCCAACGGCAGTCCAACTGAGAGTTCCTAATCCCCCCTCTGCAGCTCCCCAGCCCAGCAAGCTGGCTAAATACTGAACTGACAGTCCAGCTTCCACTACTGGAGCAGCAGGGAACAGAAACGCCAAGAGTGCGGGCGCAAATCCGGCTCCAAGCCCCAGCAAAAACATGGTAAGCATAGTGATCATTTTGGGGTTGAAAAATGTGTCATTCTTCTCCCTCtcttcactctctctcctctgcacttCTTCTTGTATCCATATATTCAGGTCCGACTTTTCTTTTGTTTCTctttccattctctctctctcctcttctatCGCTTTTTCTTCAAGCCTTCGAAGGATCACCAGCTCCCACTCCAGAGCTGCTCTGAACCGCGTCAGTCTTGCTTGAATTGGTCTCACATGCTGTTCTTCCTTTTTTATGTCCATCTTTATCTGATCAATCCTGTCTTGCACACGCTTcctttttatttctgtttctttccTCTCTTCTTTCATAGCTGCAGTAAACATACCCCAACGAGCATCAGCCAATTTCTGTACCTCAGCtttcattttgttaattttttcagTCATGGCAGCTTCTCTTTTCTCCTCTATTATCCTCTGGGCTTCCAGCACAACTTGTGAAATCTGACTGGTGAAGTGTTGGTTCTCATTCTGCACCAGCAACTCATCCACCTTCTCCAGGAGTCGAGTGACCTGACCTCGGTTTGAAAGGTCTGTGTTGTTAAAGGCCACAAAACGCCTCCCAAATCTTTCCACGAGTTCTTGGATCTTTCTGTTTTGTCTTGATAGGAAGTCCTCAATGGAGGTCGCTCCAAGTTTATCAGCATGTGAGAATATAATGATGGTGTGACGGGTGATGTCCTCGGTAAACATCTCCAGAATCAAGTCCACCGTGCGTTGCTGCTCCTCCGTGTAGCGTTCAATTGGTATAACCAGCAGAAACGCATGAGGGCCAGGTGAACACAAAGTCAGACAATGTACTAGTTCCTGCTGTACATCCTCCAGTGTTAGATCTGTGTCAAACAGGCCGGGAGTGTCTACAAGTGCAAGGTTTCGTCTTCCCAGTGTTCCACATTCTCGCTTGCACTCTTTTGTCACTGAACTCATGCTCAATTGAGCATCAAAACGTTGCCCATCTCCCAAGATGgtgtttcctgtagcacttttCCCTGCACCTGTTTTGCCCAGCAGAACCAGTCTCAGGTCATTTGGTGCGGGGTTTGCTGTCGATTGTTTACCACCAAATGATCCTTGAGTTGGTCTTATACTTAGATTTGGCTCACTGAAGTTGCTGTTAGAACGCTGTCTTTGGCAAATTTGAACATTGTGAGGTCCTGCTGAAAAAGCATGAAGCAAATGAGAAAATGAACAATTACAATGATAATCATTTATTCAAATTTTGGATTACAATTTTGTAGGTTCCTATTACTAAGTGCTCAAAAGTAAGGCACTACACTTCAGATTGCTTCAGAGAGACTGTGCATGCACTGTATTGGGATGCATTCTAACATGATCTTTAATAACATTCATAACCAAGCATTTCACAGGGTTCGCCGAACACTTGTGAGTGAGAAAATAAGAAACAGAGACCAGTGGAAATATAAGCAGAACTTCTCTAATGTTTATTAGATTCAGTACATGTTGTAAACTCAGACTGGAACATtaagcacacacaaatacactgtgCAGCCACTTAGCGTTACAACAATAAACTTAGTAAAAATGAAGTCTTTTACACTATTTTCGCCatgttcagacatgttttgtattCATTGTACTACAGACTGCAGGTTAAAGTTATTCTGCATAATTGGTGGCTGTTCAAAGTTGTACTGTGACTATACTGTATGGTTTGGACTTATAGATTATTGACTGGCACAAGCTGGTTAAGATGGTTATTATTGCATGTAGACCAGCATGAAAATGTCTAAAATATACTGCCAGTAAGATGCTGTTAAATTAGTCAGTCAAGCTGCTCACCAACTGAACCAGATTTTCTGGTCAAggcagtttttctctctctctctattgaaCACTGCAGCGTCGTTTGATACACCCTTTGAGCAATGGTAGACTGTGTAacctgtgtgtttttgtttaaatgcTAATTCAGAAATTATTTGGAATATGTTGGGTGGAAAAAATGGTGGTCTCAATTGCaaacatgtttcatttttaaagctgaaatacTCAAAATGTCTCTGTTTTCCAGAAATATAGGCTATTCAATTTATTTTCTGTTCATGTAGACctacaaaataaacacacatacCTAGGTAGCAATACATTCAGATAACaataaataaagtattataaaCCAATATCTGAAGCTGTTGTAAAACGACCAATAGGCTACACTTTAACTTCGGTCCTGAATTCCTAATAAATAAAAGTGTGTAAGCTGCGTCCATTCATTAAATGAAATAAGTCCAGTTTAATCTGTCAATTAAAATGCTCTACATCAGAATGAAAACTTATATCATACCTCTTTTGGACATGTTTAGTAGTTTGTGTGGATTCTCTGGTCCATATGAAAGAGTGTACAGtttgctgtgtgtttttggtttgtGAGGGGCAGGACTTTGAAAAAGCGAAAGTCTTTTATGATTAGGAAGTAATCCTGGAAATCTATTTTATGCATCAAACTGAAAGTGTTTATTATTACATATCAATTTGGCTATAGCATATATTAAATAATGTTCATTCTAGAGAAATCATTGATATAAATTTGTCTAGATTTTTCTACACAACATAGTTTTCCGTCAGACGATCAAAAAACACATACCTACATTTCTACATttgtcagatgcttttatcctgagcaacttacagtgcattacgTGTGTACATTTGATCCTTTTTTGTGTTCCCTGAGAATTGAACAATGTTTAAATTAGTAGGAGAGAACAGGAATAATTCTAATGCTTTTATGTTTTtctgctcatttattcagaaaatatttAGCCTAAAACGCCTAAATATTTCACATGTCAGCTGTTATTACCTGTGTATATTACATTTAAACTCAAGTGATTTCAACACAATTAAACTAAAACATGACTTTACATTCATTCACTCATAGGCCGTATAACAATGCAACATTAGTATGCAATAAATATTACAGTAAATGAAAAAGCTTTATAATGTGAATTTATATACTTTCTGTCTACATGCTAATGTAACTCACtataaaacaaatcaaattaaaaatcctCAGATTATGGAGGATGGGCTTTAATATAGTGACATCAGACAATATCTAAACAAGTTTATATAGAAATAATCtaaattgaataaaatagaaTTTATTTTCTAAGTGTAATTAAGATGATTTCACATTTGTAGATCTATTTGTGATCATCTATACAATGTCAGGCTGCTAATGAATGAAATGAGGACCATCCAAAGACAGTTTATGAAAGACAGCATCTGTTCCCTTCCCTGCTGTTTGCTCATCCTCACCTGTTTGACTGACTGACTGCTGCTGACTACTGGCCAACACCTGAAACTATAAAAAGTTTGTATGTCCatctggataaataaaaatgtattaacccttgtgcatcaatttaaaaaagttactcagaggtccttagaggacaaaaatgtccacgtcaaagaactgacataataa from Myxocyprinus asiaticus isolate MX2 ecotype Aquarium Trade chromosome 5, UBuf_Myxa_2, whole genome shotgun sequence harbors:
- the LOC127441344 gene encoding GTPase IMAP family member 9-like isoform X2 produces the protein MSKRGPHNVQICQRQRSNSNFSEPNLSIRPTQGSFGGKQSTANPAPNDLRLVLLGKTGAGKSATGNTILGDGQRFDAQLSMSSVTKECKRECGTLGRRNLALVDTPGLFDTDLTLEDVQQELVHCLTLCSPGPHAFLLVIPIERYTEEQQRTVDLILEMFTEDITRHTIIIFSHADKLGATSIEDFLSRQNRKIQELVERFGRRFVAFNNTDLSNRGQVTRLLEKVDELLVQNENQHFTSQISQVVLEAQRIIEEKREAAMTEKINKMKAEVQKLADARWGMFTAAMKEERKETEIKRKRVQDRIDQIKMDIKKEEQHVRPIQARLTRFRAALEWELVILRRLEEKAIEEERERMERETKEKSDLNIWIQEEVQRRESEEREKNDTFFNPKMITMLTMFLLGLGAGFAPALLAFLFPAAPVVEAGLSVQYLASLLGWGAAEGGLGTLSWTAVGLAVKTASIKLAMTRCTIQ
- the LOC127441344 gene encoding GTPase IMAP family member 9-like isoform X1, yielding MSKRAGPHNVQICQRQRSNSNFSEPNLSIRPTQGSFGGKQSTANPAPNDLRLVLLGKTGAGKSATGNTILGDGQRFDAQLSMSSVTKECKRECGTLGRRNLALVDTPGLFDTDLTLEDVQQELVHCLTLCSPGPHAFLLVIPIERYTEEQQRTVDLILEMFTEDITRHTIIIFSHADKLGATSIEDFLSRQNRKIQELVERFGRRFVAFNNTDLSNRGQVTRLLEKVDELLVQNENQHFTSQISQVVLEAQRIIEEKREAAMTEKINKMKAEVQKLADARWGMFTAAMKEERKETEIKRKRVQDRIDQIKMDIKKEEQHVRPIQARLTRFRAALEWELVILRRLEEKAIEEERERMERETKEKSDLNIWIQEEVQRRESEEREKNDTFFNPKMITMLTMFLLGLGAGFAPALLAFLFPAAPVVEAGLSVQYLASLLGWGAAEGGLGTLSWTAVGLAVKTASIKLAMTRCTIQ